The DNA region CGGCGTCCCAGCATCTGCGACAGCAGGACCAGTGTTAAccccagcagcggcagcatcAGTTTTCCTGGCGACGCCATCCACGACCCTCTGCAGGATTTCCTGATGCGCACTCGAAAACCTGGATCTGACAAAGTGTTTGACGAAAAAGTTGCAGTCGATTCCCGCAAtttccaccagctcccactCTCCTTCGTCACCAGGCCCAAGCAACAAGTCTGGGCCGTCTtgcacctcccccctcctcctgacTTCGTAACtgctcctcaccaccacgcCTGCCTGGGCATTGGCTCGAACCCGGACGCCATGGTCAAAGCTCTGCATTACACACGGGATGCCCACCTCCTTGGTGCCCCAGGCGCCGAGACCAGGAATGACAGGGACCCGGTCCACCACTATAAAGGCCTGCAGCTTGGTGCCAGATTCGAGAAACAGGGGATCATCTACGACTTCCGAGACATCGAGGTGCCGCTGCTCAAAGTGGGCAACGTAGGGGTTGGCTTTGATGAGGGGCTCGTAGGCGTGGAGGCTTGCGAGGACGGCCTTGGGATCAACCCTGGCGGGGATAGGGACGCGTGTTATGACTGAGAGGGTTGGTGTGTGGGTGTTTGTGGCTGTCATTGTAGTGAACGGTGTAAGTTCTTAACGGTAGGTGGTTCTGTAGACGTGGTCAGCGcgcaaagaaaaggaagagactCAACGTTATTATCCTGATATGGCGGCTTTGTTTCTAGATGGGCCAAACGAGGGGAGGCGCACGCAAAGTGGGCACCGCTCAAAGTCAAAGAAAAGCTGAGCTCGAGCGGCCGAGGGAATGCAAAGCTGAAGGCGCTCTCACCTGGGCGGGTGGGTGTCAGGTGTTGAGGCCAGCATAAAACTGATGAGGGCCGATATCTATACCAGACGCAAACGACGAGATGAGGTGTGATTGACCAGTGACTGTGTGTTTTATAGTATATGTGCCAGCAAGTTGCAAAACGACCGAGATAGGGATGAAAATGGCAGCAATTGTTGCTGTTTCTAGAGCTGTGTTTGGGATGCCGAGTGGATGGCTGGAGTGGGTCGAGACTGGGACCGTGTCAGTGGTCGTTCTTTCCGCACTGGTTCGTAGCTAACGGTTGGCAGAGTTTCTTTAGTATGGAGCCTTTCACAATTGTCCAGCGCAGACAAGGTTCGAAATCTACAGATACAACAACCCACGGTAGTCACACTCATTAACTCCCCGACATCCACTCCCCCGCGTTGGGACCAACATGAAACGGTCCAGGGTTGGTGGACTCGACTGTTCTAAATACGGTGTGGCTCAGCCCTCTTTGGCCGTGCAGCTGCCGCGTCGGGGGCCAAAAGGCAGACATGATGGAGGTGTCCGGTGCTTCGGTTCTTCAGCCCCGTCGACAGCCCGGTCAGTTCGCCGGGGTACAGGCCGGGATACAGGCCGGGGATCGCTCAAGTGGACACACAAAGGTGGGCCCAGCCTCCGGAAGGCTTGACGATCATTTCGGGAGGAGCCGTTATCAAGGTCAGTGTCGCCTCCGGCTCCGAACATTTGGCAACTTACACCCACAGCTACTCCGTACTGATGGTACCTATCAAATTTGACCACCCTTCACTCCTGAGCGGACGACAGCCCTATCGGTTTAGACACGTCAAAAAAAAATGAGCATTTTCTTGCCCCAGGCGTATTCTGGCGGTGAAGAGGACGACAAATGGGACGGGCACCTCTTCTGCATCAACTCTGCGTCAAGCTGCATGAGCGGGTCACTGCCTGTCGTCCCATGAACTTTGATGTTCTCTTTTGATAGGGAACCCCACTGCATATtatggaggatgtggtgtATGGACCACAGTTGTCAAACATGACGCGGATCTGAGCATCCATCATACTGCTTGTTCCCGTCACAGTCTCTGCTGCTGGCTCTCTTTTGGGGAGACTGTGTCAAGCTGTTTGCTCCTTGTGTGCCTCTGTGCAACTTCTCTGTGTCCCAAGATCAGAGGCCACACCGGGCCCTCACAACGCAGCCATCGAAATCCTCGCTAGCGGCGCATAGCTGCCCAGCCTGCAACGCATCTCAACCTTGGGCAGAAAGATGATTCGCCATTGCCCGTCGCGTTTGATGCAGGAAGGGTACCCCCAGATCGCGTTGCGTGCATCTCCTAATCTCCTACCACTTACACACGAGTCTGTCCAGTCCCGAACGACTTTCGATGCCGAGCCCCCATGCACTCAATGCCAGCagccaaaagacaagaaccCACCATGGCGCGCTGCCGAGTCTCATGACGGGCATATCGATGGCTAACAACGTGTGGAATCATCCGAACCGTCAATTGCCAACGTTCATCGGGGAGCCCCACCGATTTCGGCTGGGTCAGGTGGGCGACAGAGACATGGCCGAACGCTACCCTGACCCCCATGAGCCCACGCGGGGCATTCACGATTCCCCGCTATCCTGGCCAGAGAGGGTAAGAGGGGCATCATGGAAGTCGTCACCCATTGCACCATGTTTCGGGATGCCGCATCAACAGCAGATGAGGTCCTCTCCACGCCGACACACACGATGGCAGGACCTGTACGGATACCAGCAAGCGATTGGCCAAGGCGTCGAGTGTTGGATGCTGTCTTCCGGTGGCATGGTGCACACATATAATAACCATAGCGGCAGCCGTGGACTTGGCTTGGTCCGTTCTGTTATATCAAAGCTTGGCTGGTCTATGGCACCCGTCTTTAGCCGTTTGATTTCGAACGCTCTCTCACGGTTTCACATTGTGCACAACGTCGAGTGCTGGTTTGGGGCTGTTGACAGGGGGGAATTGGCGAGGGGCAAGGGGAGCTTTTGGTGTCGGGACTGGGATGGATCACCTCGCCCTAACCAGATTGGAGCAGCCATCCCTTGCAACCAGCCAATGGCAGCCATCCCCAGCCATCCCGCAAAGTGCGCTCCAGGTCAAATTGTGGTGTCAAGCGCACGGCTGGGAGTCGGTCGGGGACATCAGCACAAGtcgagagagaaagaggaggagcaccAAGCAGTCCCACCTACTGACCACTACACGCGTGACTGGGccagagagagggaaaagagggTGAGCGCAATTGTTGCTTGGTTAGCGCGGGGCAtttccctcttcttcagtAAACCAAGAtcaggaagaagaaacagcAAGGCGGTGGCTATCGCATAACATCGCCGTGGCTGTTCTCCGATTTGTCCTGCGACAATCCGGTACATCAAAGTACTCTCGGTCGTGCATGAATACCTCTATTGTACGGCCACGGAACCGTGCTCTCCTTTCCGCCTCTCTTTTGCCTGCTCTGGTTTCTGTTTGACCACCTGTGCGCCGACCACTCATCCTGTCCGCACCCTGCTGAGGCGGGGGCCATAATCAACAAGACTGTATCGCACTGCATCAACGGTGTGGTGGCACAGCGCGACGCGGCCTCGACAATACACCAATCCCTATCCCGCCGCCGTGTACCTCTGAGATCCGGCCGGGCGATTGGCTCTTCAACACACCCAGATTTTTCACCAGGCGACGAATACTTTTTCAGCACGGAGAAAAAAAGTCTTTTCGGAAAGGGGCTGCCCTAGAAACAGCGGTCGACCATCGTGAAGACTCCTTTCCGCTCTCTCAACACACTTGATTCGAAGGCTgccttgttttctttgcGACAAACACCGACTCGATCGGATTGTAGCTTTGAACCCGTCGAGGCTGCACCACATGTGTGTTCCAGTCGTCGGTTGACACACCGTCAGCTCCATCAACcttcaccatggccgcccTTGACGCTTTGCCACTCCGCGATAACTGGGCGGACGATGTCAGATTGGAGGCGACCAAGATCATATACTCGATCAACGGGCTTACATGGGACGGGAAAGACGAGCGCCACCAAGATTCGGATTTCATAGAGGCTAGGCTAGCCTTCATTGCACGGAGCTGGATTGCTCTTTGCGCAGGCCCCAAGGTAAGGGGATCAAAGGCCCCCCCTTTTGCGCGCCTGTTTCGTGTTTGGCCAAGAGACAATGTTCTCAGCCAGTTTTTACCAGCATCTCATCGCTCACGTGTATATGCCTGGCTCTTTCTCAGCAACTGACAAATCGTTACCTAGGGCTCGCCAACCTTTGATGCCGACTCACGAAGAATCGTCAAGCCTCTCACCATCCCGAGCATCATCCCTAGAAGTCGGGCCACTGAAGAGACTGGGAGCCTGGAATGGGATGTTCAGGATCTGACAGGAAGCGGCGCATATGCGCAAAGTCGTCACCTCTCGGTAGACCCTTTGCTCGCGGATGTTCTCGCGGCCAGGTCTAGAGCCGGAGGAAGACGTCATCAGAATGACATCCTTGCTGACCCGACCAGAGATTATCAGATCGATCTAGCCACAAACGAAGGTTTCCGACAGGccgcgaagaagaagaacaacaagaagggAGGGGCGGCGAAACCCAACTatatcagcaacaacagcaacagcaacggtAACAACGAcgagggcgagaagaaggaggctgaAGGAGGTGACGCTGGCGCCAATGGTGATGGGACCGGGGGCTCTGGCGGTAGCCCCAACggagatggcggcggtggggacGAAAACAAAGACGACGACAAGAAAGAGGatgagaaaagagaggaaggaaCGGTAGAAGAGAAGGCAGAAGAGAAGACTGAGGAagctccgccgcctcccgaGGATGACTTGGTCGGTACTGGTTctaagaagaagaagaagggcgttGCAGAACCCGAGCCTCCGGCAGTGGAAGATCCGAAGAAGTCTACCGATTCTGGTTTAGCCGCCGCTTCAGCAGGGCCTACCTTTGATTCCTTCTCGAACATCAAGATGAACGGGAATCGTGATCCGCCTCGGAAAGAAGAGCCCAAGCCAGCGCAAAAGAGCGGGTTTGGTGGCTGGAGTGGcttgggatggggtgggcTTGGTCTGGCATCAAAGGTTGTCGAGAATAGCCCGTGGGGTCTCAAGTCCAAAATCGGAGTGGGCTTCTCTTTTGGAGACGGTTCTGGTTCTGAAGAGCACATTCAGAGACCGAAATCAAGTGCAAGACAGGTTGAGAAACTGGCTGAGAAGCCAGTCGAAAGACCAGTCGAAAGACCAGTCGAGAAGCCGGTCGAAAAACCAGTCGAAAAGCCAGTGAAAAAGTCGGCCGAGAAACCTGTCGAAAGACCAACTGCGCCAGAAAAGCTTTCGGATGACCCACCGGCAGACGATTGGTTCGCCTCCGCGTCCGCCGTAACAGctaagaagaagaagaatgatCTTGTCCAAGAGGCCAAGGTGGAACCGGGCTCTAAATCAGGAGGGAATGATGCATGGGACTTCTGGGGAGCGCCCAAGAATAAGAAGAAGCCCCAACCTGATCCCGAACCAGAACCGGAGCCTGCGCCAGAGCCTCCCAGGGAGCCAGATCCTAAGCCGGAACCGACCAAGAGCACAGAAACAGATGATGCCTGGGGAGCTGCCCCCGTAAAGggtaagaagaagaaaggtAAGATCACCATTGCCGATGAACAGCCAAAGGAGCCGGATCCTCCCCGTGAACCAACAGCTGAACCCGAACCTGAGCCAATTCCCGATCCAACACCCGAGCCACCCAAGTCATATGAAGAGGACAATCCATGGGCGAACATTGCCACAACatcgaagaggaagaagaaaaaggggaagAACGCCgtgccggagccggagcctgTCAAAGAGCCCGAGCCTGAACCGGAACGAGCGCCCACCCCTGAACTTGTTCCTGACCcagagccggagccggaacaggaggtggaggattcctggggttggggtacTTCGTCCAAGAAGACCAGGTCGAAGAAGGGCAAAAAAATCGAGCCTGaaccagagccagagccagagccacCCAAGGACCCGGAACCAGAACCTGAGCCTGAGCCTGTCCCAGAGCCCGAAAATAAACAAGAAGATGATTTTTGGAGCTTTGGCGTTACTGCGActaaggggaagaagaagaagggcaggAGTAAAGACCCAGAGCCCGAGCCTGCCAAAGCACCCGAACCCGAACCTGAACCCGAGCCTGTTCCGGAGCCCGCGCCGGAGCGTTctaagaaggaggaagatgatccATGGGGCCTTGCAGCTACTtcctccaagaagaagaagaaggacaaagGGAAAAAGGCTGCTGAGCCTGAGCACGAGCCTGAACCTGAACCTGCGAAGGAACCGgagcccgagcccgagcccgagccagaaccagaaccggAGCCTGAGTCGGAGCCTGACATTTTAGAACACAGTATGTGGAGCTTTGGGTTTTCTActaagaagaagaaggggaagaaggaacCCGAGCCAGAACCTCCAAAAGAGCCTGAACCAGAACCGGAGCTGGAGCCTGAGCCTGAGCCAGAACCCGAGCCTGAGCCTGAACgtcaaaagaaaagagaagatgACGATCTATGGGGCCTGAGCACATcatcgaagaagaagaagaaggagaagggcaaAAAAGCTGTCGAACCCGAGCCTG from Podospora pseudocomata strain CBS 415.72m chromosome 3, whole genome shotgun sequence includes:
- a CDS encoding hypothetical protein (EggNog:ENOG503PG3P) → MTATNTHTPTLSVITRVPIPARVDPKAVLASLHAYEPLIKANPYVAHFEQRHLDVSEVVDDPLFLESGTKLQAFIVVDRVPVIPGLGAWGTKEVGIPCVMQSFDHGVRVRANAQAGVVVRSSYEVRRRGEVQDGPDLLLGPGDEGEWELVEIAGIDCNFFVKHFVRSRFSSAHQEILQRVVDGVARKTDAAAAGVNTGPAVADAGTPAEALPVVSSPFPAPTTF